A portion of the Pectobacterium brasiliense genome contains these proteins:
- a CDS encoding GTPase family protein, translating to MKQISQPFVLLTPVLSSLPDDIAGRICYQLDKVIYYAPVIGLMGKSGAGKSSLCNTLFSPPPAKVDAVNGCTRRIQRYQVSYKLHTLSLIDFPGVGETPGLDKVYSRLYQEWAEKLDLIIWVLKADERAWNEDIQCYRKLLQAGADPARFLFVLSQADKIEPCREWKNNRPSESQYKNLTLKTGRVESTFKPVHPVLAVSASEGYNLHQWVETFIMALPARASGVVVGRLGTVYRTEKVIGSARERFADAVGDIFDETIGNILTSKAFSTVLLTVRERLISLAKSLWHIFF from the coding sequence ATGAAACAGATATCTCAACCATTCGTATTACTTACACCTGTACTTTCATCGTTACCCGATGATATCGCTGGCCGTATTTGCTATCAGCTTGATAAGGTTATTTATTATGCTCCTGTTATTGGTTTGATGGGAAAAAGTGGCGCTGGCAAGTCCAGCCTGTGTAATACTCTTTTCAGTCCTCCTCCTGCCAAAGTGGATGCTGTCAATGGCTGTACCCGGCGCATTCAACGTTATCAGGTAAGTTACAAGTTACATACCCTCAGCCTTATTGATTTTCCTGGTGTGGGTGAAACGCCAGGGCTCGACAAAGTCTATTCTCGTCTTTATCAGGAATGGGCTGAGAAGTTGGATTTGATTATCTGGGTGCTGAAAGCAGATGAACGCGCCTGGAATGAGGATATCCAATGTTACCGAAAACTCCTTCAGGCTGGTGCTGACCCGGCCAGATTTCTTTTTGTGCTCAGCCAGGCGGACAAAATTGAACCTTGTCGCGAGTGGAAGAATAATCGCCCTTCTGAGAGTCAGTATAAAAATCTGACGCTCAAGACAGGGCGAGTGGAATCAACCTTTAAACCTGTACACCCTGTTTTGGCTGTTTCTGCTTCGGAAGGGTACAACCTGCACCAGTGGGTGGAAACATTCATCATGGCATTACCAGCCAGAGCCAGTGGTGTCGTTGTCGGCCGACTGGGAACCGTGTATAGAACAGAAAAAGTGATTGGCAGTGCACGTGAGCGTTTTGCCGATGCGGTTGGCGACATATTTGATGAGACAATCGGCAACATACTTACTTCCAAGGCATTTTCAACAGTTCTGTTAACAGTAAGAGAACGTCTGATTTCACTGGCTAAATCACTTTGGCATATCTTCTTTTAA